The window AGCGCGACGGCGGCGATCCCGGGCCTGGCCATCGGCAGGACCACGCGCAGCAGGGTGCGCACCTCCCCGCAGCCGTCGACGCGGGCCGCGTCCAGGTACTCGTCGGGGATGGTCAGCAGGAACTGGCGGAGCAGGAAGATGGAGAAGGCGTCGCCGAAGGCCATCGGGATGATCAGGGGCCACAGGGTGCCCGAGAGGTCGAGCTGCTTGGCCCAGAAGAGGTACATCGGGATGACCACCACCTGCGGCGGCAGCATCATCATGGCGATCACGAGGAGCAGGGAGAGCCGCCGTCCGCGGAAGCGGAACTTGGCGAGCGCGTACGCGACGGGCACGGAGGAGACCACGGTCAACAGGGTGCCGAGTCCGGCGTACAGCAGCGTGTTGCGCCACCAGGTCAGGAAGCCCGGGGTGTGCCACACGGCGGTGTAGTTGCCCCATTCCCAGGTGTCGGGCCACAGGTCGCGGGTCAGCGCCTGCCGGTCGCCCATCAGGGAGGTGAGGAGCAGGAAGACGAACGGCAGGACGAAGAAGAGGGCGGCGGCCACGCCGAGCGCGTGCACCCCGACCCAGTGCAGGACCGCCTTGCGGCCGCGGGCGCTCATTCGCCTGCTCCGATCAGACCGCCGCGGCGCCGCATCAGGAGTGCGGTGAACGCCATGGAGAGGGCGAACAGGACGAGCGCGACGACGCACGCGGTGCCGTAGTCGAAGCGCTGGAAGCCGAGGTTGTAGACGAGCTGCGGCAGGGTCAGCGTGGACTTGTCGGGGTAGCCGGGCTCGAACTGCTGGCCCGAGCCGCCGATCACCCCGGCCGCGACCTTTCCCGCCACCAGCGGCTGGGCGTAGTACTGCATGGCCTGGATGACCCCGGTGACCACGGCGAACATGATGATCGGCGCGATGTTCGGCAGGGTGATGTGCCGGAAGCGCGCCCACGGGCCGGCCCCGTCCAGCTCGGCGGCCTCGTACTGCTCCTTCGGTACGTCGAGCAGCGCGGCCATGAAGATGACCATCAGGTCGCCCACCCCCCACAGGGCGAGGGCGGTCAGTGCGGGTTTGGACCAGTCGGCGTCGGTGAACCAGCCGGGGGTGGGCAGGCCCGCGGAGTCCAGCAGGGTGTTGACGGGGCCGGTGCCGGGGTTGAGGAGGAAGACGAAGGCCAGGGTCGCGGCGACCGGCGGGGCCAGGTAGGGCAGGTAGAACAGGGTCCGGAAGACCCCGACCCCCGTCTTGATCTTCGTGACGAGCAGGCCGACGCCGAGGCCGAAGACGACCCGGCAGCTCACCATCACCACGACCAGCCACAGGGTGTTGCGCATCGCCGGCCAGAACAGCGGATAGTCCGTGAAGACGTAGCTCCAGTTGTCCAGGCCGTTGAAGGCGGGCTGCCGGAAGCCGTCGTACCGGGTGAAGGAGAAGTACAGGGTGGACAGCAGTGGGTAGGCGAAGAAGACCGAGAAGCCGATCAGCCAGGGGGACATGAAGGCCGCGGTCCGCAGGGCGGACCGGCGGTGCTTCGACCGCAGGGCGTGCGCGCTGGT of the Streptomyces sp. NBC_01294 genome contains:
- a CDS encoding carbohydrate ABC transporter permease, producing MSARGRKAVLHWVGVHALGVAAALFFVLPFVFLLLTSLMGDRQALTRDLWPDTWEWGNYTAVWHTPGFLTWWRNTLLYAGLGTLLTVVSSVPVAYALAKFRFRGRRLSLLLVIAMMMLPPQVVVIPMYLFWAKQLDLSGTLWPLIIPMAFGDAFSIFLLRQFLLTIPDEYLDAARVDGCGEVRTLLRVVLPMARPGIAAVALFQFFCAWNDYFGPQIYASDNPAAWTLSYGLESFKGAHHTNWNLTMAATVLVMAPVIVLFFFAQKAFVEGVTLTGVKG
- a CDS encoding carbohydrate ABC transporter permease, which produces MTSAHALRSKHRRSALRTAAFMSPWLIGFSVFFAYPLLSTLYFSFTRYDGFRQPAFNGLDNWSYVFTDYPLFWPAMRNTLWLVVVMVSCRVVFGLGVGLLVTKIKTGVGVFRTLFYLPYLAPPVAATLAFVFLLNPGTGPVNTLLDSAGLPTPGWFTDADWSKPALTALALWGVGDLMVIFMAALLDVPKEQYEAAELDGAGPWARFRHITLPNIAPIIMFAVVTGVIQAMQYYAQPLVAGKVAAGVIGGSGQQFEPGYPDKSTLTLPQLVYNLGFQRFDYGTACVVALVLFALSMAFTALLMRRRGGLIGAGE